A genomic window from Corynebacterium fournieri includes:
- the prfB gene encoding peptide chain release factor 2 translates to MQPETQARIKDLSSTLSTIEKVMDLDVLRERARELEAQAGDPSLWDNPAHAQQVTTELSNVQARLKKVTSLRSRIDDLPVMYELAEEEGDASMADEELADVAVQIDSLEVQTMLSGEYDQREAVVNIRSGAGGVDAADWAEMLMRMYTRWAEKAGHKVDVYDISYAEEAGIKSATFVVHGEYLYGQLSVEQGAHRLVRISPFDNQGRRQTSFAEVEVLPVVEQTDHIDIPDSDIRVDVYRSSGPGGQSVNTTDSAVRITHIPTGIVVTCQNEKSQIQNKASALNVLQSKLLEKKRQEEKAEMDALGAGGNASWGNQMRSYVLHPYQMVKDLRTEYEVGDPQKVLDGDIDGFLEAGIRWRMAQQQESD, encoded by the coding sequence ATGCAGCCGGAGACTCAAGCACGAATCAAGGACTTAAGCTCCACCCTCTCCACAATTGAGAAGGTGATGGACCTCGACGTGCTACGTGAGCGCGCCCGCGAGCTCGAAGCGCAAGCCGGCGACCCCAGCCTGTGGGACAACCCCGCGCACGCCCAACAGGTCACCACCGAGCTTTCCAACGTGCAGGCGCGGTTGAAGAAGGTCACCTCGCTGCGCTCGCGTATCGACGACCTGCCGGTGATGTACGAACTGGCGGAAGAAGAAGGCGACGCCTCCATGGCCGACGAGGAGCTGGCCGACGTAGCCGTGCAGATCGACTCGTTGGAAGTGCAAACCATGCTCTCCGGCGAGTACGACCAGCGCGAGGCCGTGGTGAACATCCGCTCCGGCGCCGGCGGCGTGGACGCGGCGGACTGGGCCGAGATGCTCATGCGCATGTACACCCGCTGGGCCGAAAAGGCGGGACACAAGGTGGATGTTTACGACATCTCCTACGCCGAGGAGGCCGGCATCAAATCCGCCACCTTCGTCGTGCACGGCGAATACCTCTACGGCCAGCTCTCCGTGGAACAGGGCGCGCACCGCCTCGTGCGCATCTCTCCCTTTGACAACCAGGGCCGCCGACAGACTTCCTTCGCCGAGGTGGAGGTGCTGCCCGTGGTGGAGCAGACCGACCACATCGACATCCCGGATTCGGACATCCGCGTCGACGTCTACCGCTCGTCCGGCCCCGGCGGGCAGAGCGTGAACACCACCGACTCCGCGGTGCGCATCACCCACATTCCCACCGGCATTGTGGTGACCTGCCAAAACGAAAAATCCCAGATTCAGAACAAGGCGTCGGCGCTCAACGTGCTGCAGTCGAAGCTGCTGGAGAAGAAGCGCCAGGAAGAAAAGGCGGAGATGGACGCGCTTGGCGCCGGCGGCAACGCCAGCTGGGGCAACCAGATGCGCTCCTACGTGCTGCACCCGTACCAGATGGTCAAAGACCTGCGCACGGAGTACGAGGTGGGCGACCCGCAGAAGGTGCTCGATGGCGACATCGACGGATTTTTGGAGGCCGGCATCCGCTGGCGCATGGCGCAGCAGCAAGAGTCCGATTAA
- a CDS encoding pyruvate carboxylase subunit B yields the protein MAALSPEELSTESLAEIFAAGGRPADSEREIKIIDTTLRDAHQSIWATRMRTEHIMDLLDDVTNAGFEHVDLVAPIQFDVPVRYLREDPWERVRKVHEAAPNTKFRSMVRSRNLASFDFLPDDVIHAWVERLYANGFRVIGAFDGLNDIDNIADTLILAKELGAETYGCLSYCLSPVHTDELYIDKAQELVERTNVDRIMLKDAGGLLTPDRMKTLIPAIRSAIGNDLPLEVHTHSLTGLSPLTYIYAAELGVDSIHTSIAPLANGQGQPATQALARDLRALGYTVNIDDERVDNASKKLQEIADREDKPVGKPRAFDGVHYMHQLPGGMLTNFESQLATAGLSDRFEDLLYETARVREELAYPIMITPFAQFVGTQAVMNVISGERYSVVPNEIKKYALGHYGEPLAPIDPDALEKIKANGSSEIQEGRPELEPRLPGLKEQYPDDDIDTLLLRANIPGNNVDEMRRFVAEGRAGQGEGVPGGELTKLVQKIYETTASGEFHLKTDDLEINLTKKGEQ from the coding sequence ATGGCTGCACTCAGTCCAGAAGAGCTGAGCACGGAAAGCCTCGCTGAGATCTTCGCCGCGGGCGGTCGACCTGCGGACAGCGAGCGCGAAATCAAAATCATCGACACCACGCTGCGCGACGCGCACCAGTCCATTTGGGCCACCCGCATGCGTACCGAGCACATCATGGACCTGCTCGACGACGTCACCAACGCCGGCTTCGAGCATGTGGACCTGGTTGCACCGATCCAGTTCGACGTGCCGGTGCGCTACCTCAGGGAGGACCCCTGGGAGCGTGTGCGCAAGGTCCACGAGGCGGCGCCGAACACGAAGTTCCGCTCCATGGTGCGATCCCGCAACCTGGCGTCCTTCGACTTTTTGCCTGACGACGTCATCCATGCCTGGGTCGAGCGCCTCTATGCGAACGGTTTCCGCGTCATCGGTGCCTTCGACGGCCTCAACGACATCGACAACATCGCCGACACCCTCATCCTGGCCAAGGAACTCGGAGCCGAGACCTACGGCTGCCTGTCCTACTGCCTGTCGCCGGTGCACACCGACGAGCTCTACATTGACAAGGCCCAGGAGCTGGTCGAGCGCACCAACGTGGACCGCATCATGCTCAAAGACGCCGGCGGCCTGCTCACCCCGGACCGCATGAAGACGCTGATCCCGGCGATCCGCAGCGCGATCGGCAACGACCTGCCGCTGGAGGTCCACACCCACTCCCTGACCGGCCTGTCGCCGCTGACCTACATCTACGCGGCCGAGCTCGGCGTGGACTCCATTCACACGTCGATCGCCCCGCTGGCCAACGGCCAGGGCCAGCCGGCAACCCAGGCGCTGGCCCGGGACCTGCGTGCGCTGGGCTACACCGTCAACATCGACGACGAGCGCGTGGACAACGCCAGCAAGAAGCTGCAGGAGATCGCGGACCGCGAGGACAAGCCGGTGGGCAAGCCGCGCGCGTTCGACGGCGTGCACTACATGCACCAGCTGCCCGGCGGTATGCTCACCAACTTCGAGTCCCAGCTGGCCACCGCGGGCCTGTCGGACCGCTTCGAGGATCTGCTCTACGAAACTGCCCGTGTGCGCGAAGAACTCGCGTACCCGATCATGATCACCCCGTTTGCCCAGTTCGTGGGCACCCAGGCTGTGATGAACGTGATCTCCGGCGAGCGCTACTCCGTGGTGCCCAACGAAATTAAGAAGTACGCGCTCGGCCACTACGGCGAGCCGCTCGCCCCGATCGACCCGGACGCGCTGGAAAAGATCAAGGCCAACGGCTCTTCCGAGATTCAGGAAGGCCGCCCGGAGCTCGAGCCGCGCCTGCCGGGCCTGAAGGAGCAGTACCCGGACGACGACATCGACACCCTGCTGCTGCGCGCGAACATCCCGGGCAACAACGTCGACGAGATGCGCCGCTTCGTCGCCGAAGGCCGCGCCGGCCAGGGCGAAGGTGTGCCTGGCGGCGAGCTGACCAAGCTTGTGCAGAAGATCTACGAAACCACCGCATCCGGCGAATTCCACCTCAAGACCGACGACCTTGAAATCAACCTGACCAAAAAAGGAGAGCAGTAA
- a CDS encoding DUF418 domain-containing protein yields MHDSRQHTATQPRLIVPDLARGTALLGIAMANVAQAWIINDWSEDQSRVGWSVGGVRPDSVLDQFGAVFAAMFIHVRGLPMFSTLLGFGFGLVAASLYRKHYPAKQARRVLWRRYGFLALFGLAHSFLLFYGDIMLTYGLVGIALAAMLTLSSKTLRIIAYIILGLFTAFGTFGAVASVYFDATEGFIESDPTITLDTPAAYFSSNFSMAVGMLGLQPFAALQLLALALIGYVWARERVLVDVAAHRRTLTTWTVITGLIVLCVGLPWGLAAAGVLPAEWEMPFFVLNQAVGYLTGPGILAALALATDRLHNEVPGWARAFVALGKRSMSGYLAQSVLFILLCTPAFLGIGLEASVTGKLLIGFAVWAISLLLAVALERAGKQGPFEWAHRHLSYGKTGRIEPKYDQPQVTA; encoded by the coding sequence ATGCACGACAGCCGACAGCACACAGCCACGCAACCCCGCCTGATCGTTCCCGACCTCGCCCGCGGCACCGCGCTGCTTGGCATCGCCATGGCCAACGTCGCCCAAGCTTGGATCATCAACGACTGGTCGGAGGACCAGTCCCGCGTCGGCTGGTCCGTCGGCGGCGTGCGCCCCGACAGCGTGCTCGACCAGTTCGGCGCGGTGTTCGCCGCCATGTTCATCCACGTGCGCGGCCTGCCCATGTTTTCCACGCTGCTGGGCTTCGGCTTCGGGCTCGTCGCCGCCAGCCTCTACCGTAAGCACTACCCCGCCAAGCAGGCCCGGCGCGTGCTGTGGCGCCGCTATGGCTTCCTCGCGCTGTTCGGCCTCGCCCACAGTTTCTTGCTGTTCTACGGCGACATCATGCTCACCTACGGGTTGGTGGGCATCGCGCTGGCCGCCATGCTCACGCTGAGCTCGAAAACGCTGCGCATCATCGCCTACATCATCCTCGGCCTGTTCACCGCCTTCGGCACATTCGGCGCGGTAGCGTCCGTGTACTTCGATGCCACCGAGGGCTTCATCGAATCGGACCCCACCATCACCTTGGACACCCCGGCCGCGTACTTTTCCTCCAACTTCTCTATGGCGGTAGGCATGCTTGGGCTGCAGCCGTTCGCAGCGCTCCAGCTGTTGGCGCTGGCCCTCATCGGATACGTGTGGGCGCGGGAGCGGGTGCTTGTCGACGTCGCCGCGCACCGGCGCACCCTCACCACCTGGACCGTGATCACCGGGCTGATCGTGCTGTGCGTCGGCCTGCCCTGGGGCCTGGCCGCCGCCGGCGTATTGCCCGCCGAGTGGGAGATGCCGTTTTTCGTACTCAACCAGGCAGTGGGGTATCTCACCGGGCCCGGCATCCTGGCGGCGCTGGCGCTGGCTACGGACCGGCTGCACAACGAGGTCCCTGGCTGGGCCCGCGCCTTCGTCGCCTTGGGCAAGCGCTCCATGTCCGGCTACCTGGCGCAATCCGTGCTGTTTATCCTGCTGTGCACGCCGGCGTTTCTGGGCATCGGCCTCGAAGCCTCGGTGACCGGCAAGCTGCTCATCGGCTTCGCCGTCTGGGCAATCAGCCTGCTCCTCGCGGTGGCCCTGGAGCGCGCGGGCAAGCAAGGCCCCTTCGAGTGGGCGCACCGACACCTTTCCTACGGCAAGACAGGAAGGATTGAGCCGAAATATGATCAGCCTCAAGTCACTGCATGA
- the accB gene encoding acetyl-CoA carboxylase biotin carboxyl carrier protein, producing the protein MSETTNFNELKSLLEWVNQSGDIEELSIKYGDIELALSKTPGGLSHLKAAPAAAPAPAAAPAPEAPKAEAPAPAQPEAAQQETPAPAQAEAPKDAAPKAAAPAGSGNGVEVKAPMVGTFYAAPKPGADPFVKVGDTVEVGQVLCIVEVMKLMNNIEAKTAGTVTEILVDNEDAVEHGQPLMIIEPK; encoded by the coding sequence ATGTCTGAGACCACCAACTTCAACGAGCTGAAGTCCCTCCTCGAGTGGGTCAACCAGTCCGGCGACATCGAAGAGCTGAGCATCAAGTACGGCGACATCGAGCTGGCGCTGTCCAAGACTCCGGGCGGCCTGAGCCATCTCAAGGCAGCCCCGGCGGCAGCGCCCGCACCGGCGGCAGCCCCGGCCCCGGAGGCGCCGAAGGCTGAGGCACCCGCACCGGCACAACCTGAGGCAGCACAGCAGGAGACGCCTGCACCGGCACAGGCTGAAGCGCCGAAGGACGCCGCCCCGAAGGCGGCCGCTCCGGCCGGTTCTGGCAACGGCGTCGAGGTCAAGGCCCCGATGGTGGGCACCTTCTACGCCGCCCCGAAGCCGGGTGCGGACCCGTTTGTCAAGGTCGGCGACACCGTCGAGGTCGGCCAGGTGCTCTGCATCGTCGAGGTGATGAAGCTGATGAACAACATCGAGGCCAAGACCGCCGGCACCGTCACCGAGATCCTCGTGGACAACGAGGACGCCGTCGAGCACGGCCAGCCGCTGATGATCATCGAACCGAAGTAG
- a CDS encoding GNAT family N-acetyltransferase codes for MISLKSLHEMTPLEIHQLYKLRVDVFVAEQNCPFNEIDDQDAHPDTRHILACDGDTVVGCGRVFPTGTGSRFGRFVVHPDHRGSGLGPQIVRAGIEYSERFPGDLVVEAQAGLVGYYEQFGLVAEGDEFLDTGIPHRRMRLQRGQ; via the coding sequence ATGATCAGCCTCAAGTCACTGCATGAGATGACGCCGCTTGAGATCCACCAGCTGTACAAGCTGCGCGTGGACGTCTTCGTGGCGGAGCAGAACTGCCCCTTCAACGAAATCGACGACCAAGACGCGCACCCGGACACCCGCCACATCCTCGCTTGCGACGGCGATACCGTGGTCGGCTGCGGTCGCGTCTTCCCCACCGGCACCGGCTCGCGCTTCGGCCGGTTTGTGGTCCACCCCGACCACCGCGGCTCTGGGCTCGGCCCGCAGATTGTGCGCGCCGGCATCGAGTACTCCGAGCGCTTCCCCGGCGATCTCGTCGTCGAGGCCCAGGCTGGGCTGGTGGGCTACTACGAGCAGTTCGGCTTGGTTGCCGAGGGCGACGAGTTCCTCGACACCGGAATCCCGCACCGCCGGATGCGGCTGCAGCGCGGGCAGTAG
- a CDS encoding cation diffusion facilitator family transporter, translating to MWLSIAAAVLTIALKATAAWVTGSVGFLSDAIESGINLIAAAVGLWALKLSAKPADANHNFGHSRAEYFSAQVEGSLILLASVAIIVTAVDRLIHPVPVEQLGIGLAFSIVATVVNGVVGVVLIRAGKKYRSTTLDADGHHLLTDVWTTVGVIVGMFLVWLTGWQPLDPIVALVVGLNILFTGYKLLKGAIQGLLSEALPEEETATVHNYLDEYAKDHGVRFTSVRTTAAGRERMVNLVMQVPGGWTVDTAHDHADAIEEGVAAALGGAETIVHVEPLGHPTRTGPMTV from the coding sequence ATGTGGCTTTCCATCGCGGCGGCCGTGCTGACCATTGCGTTGAAGGCCACCGCAGCATGGGTCACCGGTTCCGTGGGGTTCCTGTCGGACGCGATTGAATCCGGTATCAACCTCATCGCCGCGGCAGTGGGCCTGTGGGCGTTGAAGCTGTCGGCAAAACCCGCGGACGCGAACCATAACTTCGGCCACTCCCGTGCCGAGTACTTCTCCGCCCAGGTGGAGGGGTCGCTGATCTTGCTGGCTTCTGTGGCCATCATCGTCACCGCCGTGGACCGGCTGATTCACCCCGTGCCCGTGGAGCAGCTGGGCATCGGCCTGGCCTTTTCCATCGTGGCCACCGTAGTCAACGGCGTGGTCGGCGTGGTCCTCATCCGCGCAGGCAAGAAGTACCGCTCCACTACCCTCGACGCGGACGGCCACCACCTGCTCACGGACGTGTGGACCACCGTCGGCGTCATCGTCGGCATGTTCCTGGTGTGGCTGACCGGCTGGCAGCCGCTCGACCCGATTGTGGCACTGGTTGTGGGCCTGAACATCTTGTTCACCGGCTACAAGCTGCTCAAGGGCGCGATCCAGGGGCTGCTCTCCGAGGCGCTGCCGGAGGAAGAAACCGCCACCGTCCACAACTATCTCGACGAGTACGCCAAGGACCACGGCGTGAGGTTTACCTCCGTGCGCACCACAGCGGCCGGGCGCGAGCGCATGGTCAACTTGGTCATGCAGGTCCCGGGCGGCTGGACAGTCGACACCGCGCACGACCACGCCGACGCCATCGAGGAAGGAGTGGCGGCTGCGCTCGGCGGCGCGGAGACGATCGTGCACGTGGAGCCGCTGGGCCACCCCACCCGCACAGGGCCGATGACGGTCTAG
- the thiC gene encoding phosphomethylpyrimidine synthase ThiC, which translates to MSEKHADLYANEIHPKHSYAPIMRDGLEVPETAIELDDSPTGPNAPFKIYRTRGPYAEPEVGLPNLRGEWITGRGDVEEYSGRERNLLDDGRSAVKRGSASEEWRGESRNPLRAKDGKRVTQMAYARRGEITREMEFVALREHCDPEKVRAEVAAGRAIIPNNVNHPESEPMIIGNAFLTKINANIGNSAVTSSIREEVDKLRWATRWGADTVMDLSTGDDIHATREWILRNSPVPIGTVPIYQALEKVGGVAEDLTWEIFRDTVIEQCEQGVDYMTVHAGVRLPYVPLTSKRVTGIVSRGGSIMAGWCLAHHKESFLYENFDELCEIFAKYDVAFSLGDGLRPGSVADANDAAQFAELKTIGELCKRAWDYDVQVMIEGPGHVPLNMIQVNNDKEQEWCGGAPFYTLGPLVTDIAPGYDHITSAIGAANIAAGGTAMLCYVTPKEHLGLPNRDDVKTGVITYKVAAHAADVAKGHPGARDWDDAMSKARFEFRWHDQFALSLDPDTAQSYHDETLPAEPAKTAHFCSMCGPKFCSMRISQDIRDEFGDQIADLGMPAFDFDAGQKPVTGAAARSGEQEMAQEFRDLGSNVYLEENEDTRAASPSAQ; encoded by the coding sequence ATGTCTGAAAAGCATGCCGACTTGTACGCAAACGAAATCCACCCGAAGCACTCCTACGCCCCAATTATGCGCGACGGCCTGGAGGTTCCGGAGACTGCGATCGAGTTGGACGACTCCCCCACCGGCCCGAACGCGCCGTTCAAGATCTACCGCACGCGCGGGCCGTACGCGGAGCCGGAGGTGGGCCTGCCCAACCTGCGCGGCGAGTGGATCACGGGCCGCGGCGACGTAGAGGAATACAGCGGCCGCGAGCGCAATCTGCTTGACGACGGCCGTTCCGCCGTCAAACGCGGCAGCGCCAGCGAGGAGTGGCGGGGTGAATCGCGCAATCCGCTGCGCGCCAAGGACGGCAAGCGCGTGACCCAGATGGCGTACGCGCGCCGCGGCGAGATCACCCGCGAGATGGAGTTTGTGGCGCTGCGCGAGCACTGCGACCCGGAGAAGGTGCGCGCGGAGGTCGCGGCGGGGCGCGCGATCATCCCGAACAACGTCAACCACCCGGAAAGCGAGCCGATGATCATCGGCAACGCGTTTTTGACCAAGATCAACGCCAACATCGGCAACTCTGCGGTGACCTCGTCCATCCGCGAGGAGGTGGACAAGCTGCGCTGGGCCACCCGCTGGGGCGCGGACACGGTCATGGATCTGTCTACCGGCGACGATATCCACGCCACCCGCGAGTGGATCCTGCGCAACTCCCCCGTGCCGATTGGCACGGTGCCGATCTACCAGGCGCTGGAGAAGGTCGGCGGCGTCGCCGAGGACTTGACGTGGGAGATCTTCCGCGACACCGTCATCGAGCAGTGCGAGCAGGGCGTGGACTACATGACCGTGCATGCCGGCGTGCGTCTGCCGTACGTGCCGCTGACTTCCAAGCGCGTCACCGGCATCGTCTCCCGCGGTGGCTCCATCATGGCCGGCTGGTGCCTGGCGCACCACAAGGAGTCCTTCCTCTACGAAAACTTCGACGAGCTCTGCGAGATCTTTGCCAAGTACGACGTCGCGTTTTCGCTTGGCGACGGCCTCCGGCCCGGCTCTGTGGCCGATGCCAACGACGCCGCCCAGTTCGCCGAGCTGAAAACCATCGGCGAGCTGTGCAAGCGCGCCTGGGACTACGACGTGCAGGTCATGATCGAGGGCCCGGGCCACGTGCCGCTGAACATGATCCAGGTCAACAACGACAAGGAGCAGGAGTGGTGCGGTGGCGCACCGTTTTACACGCTCGGACCCCTGGTCACCGACATCGCCCCGGGCTACGACCACATCACCTCTGCCATCGGCGCCGCCAACATCGCGGCCGGCGGCACCGCCATGCTGTGCTACGTCACCCCGAAGGAGCACCTGGGCCTGCCCAACCGCGACGACGTGAAAACCGGCGTGATCACCTACAAGGTCGCCGCTCACGCGGCGGACGTGGCGAAGGGGCACCCGGGCGCGCGCGACTGGGACGACGCGATGAGCAAGGCCCGTTTCGAGTTCCGCTGGCACGACCAATTCGCACTCTCGCTGGATCCGGACACCGCGCAGTCCTACCACGACGAGACGCTGCCGGCGGAGCCCGCGAAAACGGCGCACTTCTGCTCCATGTGCGGGCCGAAGTTCTGCTCCATGCGCATCAGCCAGGACATCCGCGACGAGTTCGGCGACCAGATCGCAGATCTCGGCATGCCGGCCTTCGACTTCGACGCCGGGCAGAAGCCTGTCACCGGGGCTGCGGCGCGAAGCGGAGAGCAGGAGATGGCGCAGGAGTTCCGCGACCTGGGCTCGAACGTGTACTTGGAGGAAAACGAGGACACACGCGCAGCTTCCCCGTCTGCGCAATAA
- a CDS encoding glycerol dehydrogenase, which yields MGRWVVAIAGAVVGALFFGWLLQMLGVTGILYTVGVLVGSAVTSSAAGALIKPGR from the coding sequence ATGGGCCGTTGGGTCGTTGCCATTGCTGGCGCCGTTGTCGGCGCGTTGTTTTTCGGTTGGTTGCTGCAGATGCTGGGGGTGACCGGAATCCTCTACACCGTCGGGGTGCTGGTGGGCTCCGCCGTGACGTCGTCTGCGGCAGGCGCGCTGATCAAGCCGGGCCGCTAA
- a CDS encoding BCCT family transporter, which yields MARTRRLQSDPLIFFTALGFILVFVGVTLAFGDQARQTYAAISGWLMDHFTWLYIGGISATLVFLICVFVSRYGNLRLGDDDDEPEYSYPVWFAMLFAAGMGATLLFWGAAEPLNHAYNPPRGGYESMSRDAIIQAFQFTYYHFGIHMWVIFTLPGLAVGYFVYKRKMPARMSSMFAPLLGGKVYEAPGKLLDALGIIGTVFGLAVSVGLGVLQVSAGMNILWDVPLVTPVQIAIICAITLAASISVATGLDKGVKILSNLNIAGTVLLMIFVLVTGPTLKLLGQITESFGIYAQSLPELMFWVDSYNDNPGWHATWTAFYWAWTICWSPFVGMFFARISRGRSVREFIGGTLLLPTTFDLLWFSIFGRAAIDMEEQNPGVLTKPVVEDGDTPQALFTLLADYPLYTVTGALALVVIVFYFVTSMDSAAMVLDMFASGEENKSPTYYRVGWVVAVGLVTGALLFINDSGIDALQQVVIIIALPFFFMYFIMMYSLVKAMNDDSAAARKTRSRTWEKTDTAEKLEEGENKPAPGYDSQGNEVERPELEYDAEDDSWKFPEGFRLDRSGESETLVDERRPD from the coding sequence ATGGCGCGCACACGCCGTTTGCAATCCGATCCCCTTATTTTCTTCACCGCTCTCGGCTTCATTTTGGTCTTCGTGGGTGTCACGCTGGCGTTCGGCGACCAGGCGCGGCAAACATACGCCGCCATCTCCGGTTGGCTGATGGACCACTTCACGTGGCTCTACATCGGCGGCATTTCCGCCACGCTGGTGTTTCTCATCTGCGTATTCGTCTCCCGTTACGGCAACTTGCGCCTGGGCGACGATGACGATGAGCCGGAGTATTCCTACCCGGTGTGGTTCGCCATGCTTTTTGCCGCCGGCATGGGCGCGACGCTGTTGTTCTGGGGCGCGGCCGAGCCGCTCAACCACGCCTACAACCCGCCGCGCGGCGGGTACGAATCCATGAGCCGCGACGCGATCATCCAGGCGTTCCAGTTCACCTACTACCACTTCGGTATCCACATGTGGGTCATCTTCACCCTGCCGGGGCTGGCCGTAGGTTACTTCGTCTATAAGCGAAAGATGCCCGCGCGAATGTCGTCGATGTTCGCGCCGCTGCTCGGAGGCAAGGTCTACGAAGCGCCGGGCAAGCTTCTCGACGCCTTAGGCATCATCGGCACCGTCTTCGGCCTCGCCGTCTCCGTTGGTCTCGGCGTGCTGCAGGTCTCTGCGGGCATGAACATTCTTTGGGACGTCCCTCTGGTGACCCCCGTGCAGATCGCCATCATCTGCGCTATCACACTGGCCGCCTCCATCTCGGTGGCCACCGGCCTGGACAAAGGCGTGAAAATCCTGTCCAACCTGAACATCGCCGGCACCGTGCTGCTGATGATCTTCGTGCTGGTCACCGGCCCCACGCTGAAGCTATTAGGCCAGATCACCGAATCCTTCGGCATCTACGCCCAGTCGCTGCCGGAGCTGATGTTTTGGGTTGACTCCTACAACGACAACCCGGGCTGGCACGCCACCTGGACTGCCTTCTACTGGGCGTGGACGATTTGCTGGTCGCCGTTCGTGGGCATGTTCTTCGCCCGCATCTCCCGCGGCCGCAGCGTCCGCGAGTTCATCGGCGGCACGCTGCTGTTGCCCACCACGTTCGACCTGCTCTGGTTCTCCATCTTCGGCCGCGCCGCCATCGACATGGAAGAGCAGAACCCCGGCGTGCTGACCAAGCCGGTCGTCGAGGACGGCGACACGCCGCAGGCACTGTTTACCCTGCTGGCGGACTACCCGCTCTACACTGTCACCGGAGCCCTGGCACTGGTGGTGATCGTGTTCTACTTTGTCACCTCCATGGACTCCGCCGCGATGGTGCTGGACATGTTCGCCTCCGGCGAGGAGAACAAGTCGCCCACCTACTACCGGGTCGGCTGGGTCGTCGCCGTCGGGCTGGTCACCGGCGCGCTGCTGTTTATCAACGACTCCGGCATCGACGCGCTGCAGCAAGTGGTGATCATCATCGCCCTGCCGTTCTTCTTCATGTACTTCATCATGATGTACTCGCTGGTCAAGGCGATGAACGACGATTCCGCAGCGGCACGCAAGACCCGCTCGCGCACCTGGGAGAAAACCGATACGGCGGAAAAGCTCGAGGAGGGCGAGAACAAGCCCGCGCCGGGCTACGACTCGCAAGGAAACGAGGTGGAGCGCCCCGAGCTGGAGTACGACGCGGAGGACGACTCCTGGAAGTTCCCGGAAGGCTTCCGCCTCGACCGCAGCGGCGAGAGCGAGACGCTTGTCGACGAGCGGCGTCCCGACTAG
- a CDS encoding inositol monophosphatase family protein, with translation MTDTQAFISDHRNDSDAELAEALVRHAGQLALRMRAQGVGTDYKTSISDVVTDADRAAEAFVAEVLEALRGDDGVLGEEGASRASQTGRTWVIDPVDGTYNFSQGSGYFCSALALVDDASARTPAIGAVHRPATDTTWLAVDGTATRDGVELGMLPEASLSESALVTYLHPTDMAVDARREVWLKPVREAATIRMMGAGSVDLANIASGQMGAWLQHSVADWDWLPGKALVEAVGGRAEKVDAGGVTWCVAGNPRMVADVIAALES, from the coding sequence GTGACCGATACGCAAGCCTTTATCTCTGACCACCGAAACGACTCCGATGCCGAGCTCGCCGAAGCGTTGGTGCGCCACGCGGGCCAGCTCGCCCTGCGCATGCGTGCGCAGGGCGTGGGCACGGACTACAAAACGTCCATTTCGGACGTGGTGACGGACGCCGACCGTGCGGCCGAGGCGTTTGTCGCCGAGGTGCTTGAGGCGCTGCGCGGCGACGACGGCGTGCTCGGAGAAGAAGGCGCGTCGCGCGCCTCTCAAACCGGCCGCACCTGGGTGATCGACCCGGTGGACGGCACGTACAACTTCTCGCAGGGCTCCGGCTACTTCTGCTCCGCGCTGGCGCTTGTAGACGACGCCTCGGCGCGCACCCCCGCCATCGGCGCAGTGCACCGCCCCGCCACGGACACGACGTGGCTGGCGGTCGACGGCACGGCCACGCGTGACGGGGTGGAGTTGGGGATGTTGCCGGAGGCGTCGTTAAGCGAAAGTGCTTTGGTGACGTACCTGCACCCCACGGACATGGCCGTCGACGCGCGGCGCGAGGTGTGGCTCAAGCCCGTGCGCGAGGCGGCGACAATCCGCATGATGGGGGCCGGTTCTGTGGACCTGGCCAACATCGCCTCGGGCCAGATGGGCGCGTGGCTGCAGCACAGCGTGGCGGACTGGGATTGGCTGCCCGGCAAGGCGCTCGTTGAGGCCGTGGGCGGGCGGGCCGAGAAAGTCGACGCAGGCGGGGTGACCTGGTGCGTTGCCGGCAACCCACGGATGGTCGCCGACGTAATCGCAGCCCTGGAGAGCTAA